The Methanothrix soehngenii GP6 genome has a window encoding:
- a CDS encoding alpha/beta hydrolase family protein produces the protein MLKHSLFGFRLCQVVFLSLLIAPLVAAGADEMNSTDISGSIFQNQEFNFQFLRTIGYTASGGADINECLDTAFRIKDGDAESWYGQWNRTAARLESTAEEFLASGHKISAKEAFLRASNYYRNAGFYLDINPDDPRIVSTWEKSHDCFIKAANLSSGLIRPVRIPFQNTTLPGYLCLVDGNGTSRPTLIVHTGFDGTGEELYFGVAKFAIDRGYNVLIFEGPGQGEMIRVQGMPFRPDWEAAVTPVIDFAQNLSEVDPDRIALMGISFGGYLAPRAAAFDHRIAACIANGGVYDFNASVMQKALPNMEEILSDENASREFDQEMSEYMKQSIETGWAVEHGMIVFGAQTPSEYFRMIAPYTLKDVAGLIRCPTLVVDSDNDTLLAGQARPLYDALTGPKEYLLFTTEEGAGLHCQMGAPTISNERIFNWLDGVLQEG, from the coding sequence ATGCTTAAGCATTCTCTTTTCGGATTCAGGCTCTGCCAGGTTGTATTTCTGAGCCTGTTGATCGCACCTCTTGTTGCTGCAGGAGCTGATGAGATGAACAGCACCGATATTTCGGGATCGATATTTCAGAATCAAGAGTTCAACTTCCAGTTCCTCCGGACCATCGGCTATACAGCGAGCGGAGGCGCAGACATCAACGAATGTCTGGACACGGCTTTTCGCATCAAAGATGGCGATGCTGAGAGCTGGTACGGCCAATGGAACAGAACTGCCGCCAGGCTGGAGAGTACTGCCGAGGAGTTCCTGGCCAGTGGACATAAGATCAGCGCAAAGGAAGCCTTCCTGAGGGCCTCGAACTACTACCGGAACGCTGGATTCTACCTGGACATCAATCCCGATGATCCTAGGATTGTGTCCACCTGGGAGAAGAGCCATGACTGCTTCATTAAGGCAGCAAACCTCTCCAGCGGCCTCATCCGGCCGGTCCGCATTCCTTTCCAGAACACCACCCTCCCCGGCTACCTGTGTCTGGTGGACGGCAACGGCACCAGTAGGCCGACTCTGATCGTTCATACCGGCTTTGACGGAACTGGTGAAGAGCTGTACTTCGGGGTGGCAAAATTCGCTATCGATAGGGGATATAACGTGCTGATCTTCGAGGGGCCTGGCCAGGGTGAGATGATCCGAGTACAAGGGATGCCCTTCAGGCCTGACTGGGAGGCTGCAGTAACGCCAGTGATTGATTTTGCCCAGAACCTGAGCGAGGTTGATCCGGATAGAATTGCCCTCATGGGAATCAGCTTCGGCGGCTACTTGGCACCGAGAGCTGCTGCCTTCGACCACCGCATAGCTGCGTGCATCGCCAATGGAGGCGTCTACGACTTCAATGCCAGCGTGATGCAAAAAGCCCTGCCCAATATGGAGGAGATTCTGAGCGACGAGAATGCGTCGCGGGAATTCGACCAGGAGATGAGCGAGTACATGAAACAGAGCATCGAGACAGGCTGGGCGGTAGAACACGGCATGATCGTTTTCGGAGCCCAAACCCCCAGCGAATACTTCCGAATGATCGCTCCATATACGCTGAAGGACGTAGCCGGGCTGATCAGGTGTCCCACCCTTGTTGTCGATTCGGATAACGACACGCTCCTGGCGGGCCAGGCGAGGCCGCTTTACGACGCCCTGACCGGTCCGAAAGAGTATCTGCTCTTCACCACTGAAGAGGGAGCTGGGCTGCACTGCCAGATGGGCGCCCCGACCATCTCGAACGAGAGGATATTCAACTGGCTGGATGGAGTGCTGCAAGAGGGCTAG
- a CDS encoding dodecin family protein, with protein MVQESVYRAIELVGSSPIGWEDAAKNAIDTAHKSIWNLRIARVAELDAKLDEKGNIILYRIKLRISLKYEDWKTDLGWKVPKGDAAEPLC; from the coding sequence ATGGTTCAAGAGAGCGTTTATCGAGCTATTGAGCTCGTAGGATCATCCCCCATCGGTTGGGAAGATGCTGCCAAAAACGCAATCGACACGGCACATAAATCCATCTGGAACCTAAGGATCGCACGCGTTGCTGAGCTTGATGCCAAACTAGATGAAAAAGGTAATATAATATTATACAGAATTAAATTAAGAATATCCCTCAAATACGAAGACTGGAAGACAGATTTGGGCTGGAAGGTTCCAAAGGGGGACGCAGCCGAGCCCCTCTGCTGA
- the fdhF gene encoding formate dehydrogenase subunit alpha: MSEIKLLIDDREVSVPQGSTILDAARIAGSYVPSLCHHPDLKPIGSCKLCIVSVEGLDYYPLSCNTPAAEGMVVHTRTEELQEMRRHTLEMLLALTNHPTSCLFCERKNECGELRECMRKFPVTVGCKYCPNDGQCELQEAVTFTGLDRIRYQTSFRDMPVLREPFFDRNYNLCIMCSRCIRMCDEVRGLGILFNNPDFHRNHWIGPESLQEADCKFCGACVDACPTGALFIRSEKWIRPDRTVVTICPYCGVGCSLDLKISEDRILSVTPSRDGAVNRGQACVKGHFGLEEIIHHPDRFTTPLIKRNGQFEPASWDEALDLVARRFTEIQDRYGPDSLGAFSSSRCTNEENYLVQKLARAVFKTNNVDNCARVCHAPSVTGLAACFGSGAATNSFDQIEDADVLFIIGSNTTEAHPVVSLKIIKAARNGAKIIVADPRKIELVDRASVWLNQKPGTSIALINAMMNVILKEGLEDRDFIDRRTMGFENLQKTVEEYPPERASQITGVAAEDIIEAARLYASADKAMIIYGLGITEHTTGTSNVMSLGNLAMLTGNVGRRSTGIMPLRGQNNVQGACDMGALPNVHVGYQPVTDAGIRSKFEEAWKVALPSVPGQTSTQMIERNPGKEIRGLYILGEDPAHTEPDTNRVRSTLESLDFLVVQEIFPTETTRYADVILPAASFAECDGTFTNGERRIQRVRKAIPALCGQENWLTICQIAQRMGYPMSYGHPSEIMDEIASLAPMFAGVKFDRLDDGGLQWPIPSLDHPGTETLHAESFSCGLGRFNAVQHKYPAEQTDTEYPLILTTGRRREHYNCGSMTRRSKGIMWVWPEEAIEISPADARELEIEDGETVVVSSRRGSVKTKARVTDKSSRGMAFMSFHYQDVLTNLLTNAALDPQAKTPEYKACAVKIEKLKA, translated from the coding sequence ATGTCAGAAATAAAGCTGCTCATCGATGATCGAGAGGTATCCGTCCCCCAGGGGTCCACCATTCTCGATGCTGCCCGCATTGCGGGCTCTTATGTGCCGTCTCTTTGCCACCACCCGGACTTGAAGCCCATAGGCTCCTGCAAGCTCTGCATCGTCTCTGTGGAAGGCCTGGATTACTATCCTTTATCCTGCAATACCCCTGCAGCCGAGGGAATGGTTGTCCATACCCGCACCGAGGAGCTCCAGGAGATGAGACGACATACCCTGGAGATGCTCCTCGCCCTCACCAACCATCCCACCTCCTGCCTCTTCTGCGAGAGAAAGAACGAATGCGGCGAGCTGCGGGAGTGCATGCGCAAGTTTCCAGTAACAGTGGGCTGCAAGTACTGTCCTAACGACGGCCAGTGCGAGCTGCAAGAGGCAGTCACCTTCACCGGTTTGGACAGGATCAGATATCAGACCTCTTTCCGGGATATGCCGGTATTAAGAGAGCCGTTCTTCGACCGCAACTACAATCTCTGCATCATGTGCAGCCGGTGCATAAGAATGTGCGACGAGGTACGCGGCCTGGGCATCCTATTTAACAACCCCGATTTTCACCGCAACCACTGGATAGGTCCCGAATCCCTGCAGGAGGCAGACTGCAAGTTCTGCGGCGCATGCGTGGACGCCTGCCCCACCGGCGCCCTCTTCATCCGTTCGGAGAAATGGATCCGGCCCGACCGCACCGTGGTCACCATCTGCCCCTACTGCGGCGTAGGCTGCAGCCTGGATCTCAAGATCTCTGAAGACAGAATATTATCCGTCACGCCAAGCCGGGATGGAGCGGTAAACCGGGGCCAGGCCTGCGTCAAAGGCCACTTTGGATTGGAGGAGATCATCCACCATCCCGACCGCTTCACCACTCCTCTGATAAAGAGAAACGGTCAATTCGAGCCGGCATCCTGGGATGAGGCTTTAGACCTGGTCGCCCGGAGGTTCACAGAGATCCAAGATCGATACGGCCCCGATTCTTTAGGGGCTTTCTCCTCCTCCCGCTGCACCAATGAGGAGAACTATCTGGTGCAAAAGCTTGCCAGAGCGGTCTTTAAAACCAACAATGTGGACAACTGCGCCCGGGTCTGCCATGCCCCCTCAGTGACCGGTCTTGCCGCCTGCTTTGGCAGCGGAGCAGCCACCAACTCCTTTGACCAGATTGAAGACGCCGATGTCCTTTTCATCATCGGCTCCAATACCACTGAAGCCCATCCCGTAGTCAGCCTGAAGATAATCAAGGCAGCCAGAAATGGAGCGAAGATAATCGTCGCTGACCCCCGTAAAATCGAGCTGGTCGACAGGGCATCGGTCTGGCTCAACCAGAAACCGGGAACAAGCATCGCCCTGATAAATGCAATGATGAATGTGATCCTTAAAGAAGGGCTGGAGGACCGGGATTTCATAGACCGGCGCACCATGGGATTTGAGAACCTGCAAAAGACGGTGGAGGAGTATCCGCCTGAAAGGGCATCCCAGATCACCGGAGTGGCGGCAGAGGATATCATCGAGGCCGCCCGGCTCTATGCCAGTGCCGATAAAGCGATGATCATCTACGGCCTGGGCATAACTGAGCACACCACAGGAACCTCCAATGTGATGTCCCTGGGCAACCTGGCAATGCTCACCGGAAACGTTGGCCGCCGCTCGACTGGCATCATGCCTCTGCGCGGCCAGAACAACGTCCAGGGGGCCTGTGATATGGGCGCCCTTCCCAACGTCCATGTCGGCTACCAGCCGGTGACCGATGCTGGCATCCGGTCCAAGTTCGAGGAAGCCTGGAAGGTTGCCTTGCCTTCTGTCCCCGGCCAGACCTCCACCCAGATGATAGAACGCAATCCGGGAAAGGAGATCCGCGGCCTTTACATCCTGGGAGAGGACCCCGCCCATACCGAGCCCGACACCAACCGGGTGAGATCAACTCTGGAGTCCCTGGACTTCCTGGTAGTGCAGGAGATATTTCCCACTGAGACCACCAGGTATGCAGACGTCATCCTGCCCGCAGCCAGCTTTGCCGAGTGCGATGGAACATTCACCAACGGCGAGCGGCGCATTCAAAGGGTGCGGAAAGCGATACCAGCACTATGCGGCCAGGAGAACTGGCTGACGATCTGTCAGATCGCCCAGAGGATGGGCTATCCGATGAGCTACGGCCACCCCTCGGAGATCATGGATGAGATCGCCTCACTGGCGCCGATGTTTGCCGGAGTGAAGTTCGATCGGCTGGATGACGGCGGGCTGCAGTGGCCCATACCATCCCTTGACCATCCGGGAACAGAGACCCTGCATGCGGAGAGCTTCAGCTGCGGCCTGGGAAGGTTCAATGCCGTACAGCACAAGTACCCCGCTGAGCAGACCGATACGGAATATCCCTTGATCCTCACCACCGGCAGGAGAAGGGAGCATTACAACTGCGGATCCATGACCAGGCGATCCAAAGGAATAATGTGGGTATGGCCGGAGGAGGCCATAGAGATAAGCCCTGCCGATGCCAGAGAACTCGAGATCGAGGACGGAGAGACGGTTGTTGTCAGCTCCAGGCGGGGCTCTGTTAAGACCAAAGCAAGGGTTACAGACAAGTCCTCCCGCGGCATGGCCTTCATGTCGTTCCATTACCAGGATGTCTTGACCAACCTTCTGACCAATGCCGCTCTTGATCCTCAGGCGAAGACTCCGGAGTACAAGGCATGCGCTGTGAAGATAGAAAAGTTAAAGGCGTAA
- a CDS encoding toll/interleukin-1 receptor domain-containing protein, translating to MISKVYISYDPDDEDLALRLSLALGRVGLESYVALYNQSPAISLADRVSFAIRNSECLVALATRKGSRSPALCQEIGLARGIDQLIIPLQEEGAQLPFLIDQLRALPFRRESFADAIGILIKSIRELSRLEWLRVVCPQCGEEMTQYLTDQDEVDSAQEKGIFLETICSYCQNTILLDPRTFEPLPGEQESLKPQKFIENF from the coding sequence ATGATCTCTAAAGTTTACATTTCCTACGATCCGGATGATGAAGACCTGGCTCTGCGGCTCTCGCTAGCGCTGGGGCGGGTGGGCCTGGAAAGCTATGTCGCCCTGTACAATCAATCGCCTGCTATCTCTCTTGCCGATAGGGTGTCCTTTGCCATAAGAAACTCCGAGTGCCTGGTGGCTCTGGCAACCCGGAAGGGAAGTCGTTCTCCAGCCCTCTGCCAGGAGATAGGTCTGGCCAGGGGCATTGACCAACTGATCATTCCCCTGCAAGAGGAGGGCGCTCAGCTTCCTTTTCTGATCGATCAATTGCGAGCTTTACCCTTCAGAAGGGAGAGCTTTGCCGATGCCATAGGCATCTTGATCAAAAGCATCCGGGAGTTGAGCCGTCTGGAGTGGCTTCGGGTGGTCTGCCCCCAATGTGGAGAGGAGATGACCCAGTATCTGACCGACCAGGATGAGGTGGACTCTGCCCAGGAAAAGGGAATCTTCCTGGAGACGATCTGCAGCTACTGTCAGAACACAATCCTGCTCGACCCGCGGACATTCGAACCTCTGCCTGGGGAGCAAGAATCGCTGAAACCCCAGAAGTTCATAGAAAATTTTTGA